One window of Metopolophium dirhodum isolate CAU chromosome 3, ASM1992520v1, whole genome shotgun sequence genomic DNA carries:
- the LOC132940408 gene encoding beta-1,4-mannosyltransferase egh has translation MLSSWTKHFLHCTLLVFVISIFEIWSGGVKLSADVQNTYNFNPWERYGFIWCFMLYLLRCLTFLPLPQVLLNFGGLTLYNAFQDKVVLKGSPLLAPFICIRIVTRGDYPQLVKANVARNMARCLETGLENFIIEVVTDKSIGLPVHRRIREVVVPKSYKTKTGALFKSRALQFCLEDNVNILADCDWVVHLDEETLLTENSIRGVLNFVLDGKHQFGQGLITYANEEVVNWFTTLADSFRVADDMGKLRIQLSMFHKPLLSWKGSYVVTQLGAERHISFDNGLDGSIAEDCFFAMRAAKEGYTFNFVEGEMWEKSPFSLWDFIQQRKRWLQGILLVVHSAAIPSKTKIWLALSCYSWVTLPLSTSNLVLARYFPIPCPAIMDFVCAFIAGVNIYMYIFGVVKSFSLYRFGVLKFTLCIIGALCTIPFNVIIENVAVIWGLFGNKYKFYVVHKEIKPLVTV, from the exons ATGTTAAGCAGTTGGACCAAACATTTTCTTCATTGTACCTTATTGGTGtttgtaatatcaatatttgaaatCTGGTCGGGAGGTGTTAAACTATCAGCAGATGttcaaaatacttataattttaatccatGGGAACGCTATGGTTTTATTTGGTGCTTTATGTTGTATCTACTACGATGTTTGACCTTCTTACCATTACCACAAGTACTATTGAATTTTGGCGGTCTTACACTGTATAATGCTTTTCAAGACAAAGTCGTTCTAAAAGGATCACCTTTGTTGGCTCCATTTATATGCATACGTATAGTCACAAGAGGAGATTATCCTCAGTTAGTCAAAGCAAATGTTGCCCGTAATATGGCTCGATGTTTGGAAActg gatTGGAAAATTTCATTATTGAAGTAGTGACAGATAAAAGTATTGGACTTCCTGTGCATAGGCGTATAAGGGAAGTGGTTGTTCCAAAATCATATAAGACAAAGACTGGTGCACTTTTCAAATCACGAGCCCTTCAATTTTGTTTGGAAgacaatgtaaatattttggcAGATTGTGATTGGGTTGTACATTTAGATGAAGAAACCCTATTGACAGAGAATTCAATTAGAggtgtattaaattttgtctTGGATGGTAAACATCAGTTTGGCCAGGGTCTAATAACATATGCTAATGAAGAAGTAGTAAATTGGTTCACAACCTTAGCAGATAGTTTCAGAGTAGCTGATGATATGGGTAAACTTCGAATTCAACTTTCAATGTTTCATAAGCCACTTCTTAGTTGGAAAGGATCATATGTTGTCACCCAA ttgGGTGCAGAGCGTCATATTTCATTTGATAATGGCTTGGATGGATCAATTGCAGAAGATTGTTTTTTTGCCATGCGAGCTGCTAAAGAAGGCTATACATTCAATTTTGTGGAAGGAGAAATGTGGGAAAAATCACCATTTTCACTATGGGATTTTATCCAACAACGTAAACGTTGGCTTCAAGGTATTCTATTAGTAGTCCATTCAGCGGCCATtccttcaaaaacaaaaatttggttAGCTTTATCATGTTATTCATGGGTGACATTGCCGCTGTCTACTTCCAATTTAGTGTTAGCTAGATACTTTCCAATTCCATGTCCTGCAATCATGGATTTTGTTTGTGCATTTATAGCTggtgtcaatatatatatgtacatatttggTGTAGTGAAATCTTTTTCATTATATCGTTTTGGTGTCCTAAAATTTACATTATGCATAATAGGAGCACTGTGTACTATACcttttaacgtaataattgaaaatgttgcaGTTATATGGGGGCTTTTTGGCAACAAGTACAAATTTTATGTTGTACATAAAGAAATCAAACCACTTGTCACTGTGTAA
- the LOC132940410 gene encoding small ribosomal subunit protein uS2m: MATHYCRKIFGKNLTHNLKTRICPSYLSTLPKSQLDVAEDEQSLPDESKFKLSNPDAFDVKSMVRIKSLFEAGVHFGHTEGTLDNRMKQYLYGNRLGHLIIDLNHTKRLLQQALNVTAHISYRGGVILFLCQSPLNCLTVENCAKECGEFAHTRYWRDGMFTNSSRIFKSETRLPDLCIVLNTLSSTSKNNSGQHSVLSDAAKMLIPTIAIVDTDANPNIVTYPIPGNDDTPSAINLYCDLFKNVILRAKKVRKEILDKNKISV, encoded by the exons atggctACACATTATTGTA gaaaaatatttggtaaaaatctTACTCACAACTTAAAAACTAGAATTTGTCCATCATATCTATCAACATTACCTAAATCACAACTTGATGTTGCAGAAGATGAACAATCATTACCTGATG AGTCCAAATTTAAGTTGTCCAACCCGGATGCTTTTGATGTAAAAAGTATGGTTAGAATTAAAAGCCTATTTGAAGCTGGCGTGCATTTTGGTCATACAGAAGGAACATTAGATAATAGAATGAAACAATATTTGTATGGTAACAGATTAGGACATTTAATTATAGATCTAAATCATACTAAAAGACTTCTCCAACAAGCCCTTAATGTAACTGCACATATATCATACAG AGGTGGAGTAATTTTGTTCTTGTGTCAATCACCCCTCAATTGTCTGACTGTTGAAAATTGTGCAAAAGAATGTGGTGAATTTGCTCATACAAGATATTGGCGCGATGGTATGTTTACAAACTCTTCAAGGATTTTCAAATCTGAAACCAGATTGCCTGATCTGTGCATAGTATTAAATACATTGAGCAGTACATCTAAAAACAATAGTGGACAACATAGTGTTCTCTCTGATGCtgcaaaaatgttaataccaactATTGCTATTGTTGATACAGATGCTAATCCTAATATTGTGACATACCCGATACCAGGCAATGATGATACACCAAGTGCTATAAATCtttattgtgatttatttaaaaatgttattcttagggctaaaaaagttagaaaagaaattttagataaaaataaaatatcagtgtaa
- the LOC132940409 gene encoding dehydrogenase/reductase SDR family member 7, whose amino-acid sequence MGFLSFIGLIVVLKFLVYFVLFFTSDSDLELWFYDKFKRNLDSFKDKVVWITGASSGIGEHIALNLSKHGAKLVLSARSKDKLYQVKNHCIELSEGKLTANDILVLPMDVTNISKHNSLFDNVISHFGKLDILVNNAGRSQRAVWEDIELGVDQELFDLNVFPVINLSRIAVRYFNQVGRGQLVATSSIAGIIPAPFSATYDATKHALHGYLGALRLEKLHTNIHITLLCPGPVFSNFLKESFTGQPGEKYGLTHSPTDNRMSTERCAHLSCVAIANKLKESWMAKFPFILIVYFTIYYPVISYKFYELYGYKTINKLRDNQ is encoded by the exons ATGGGGTTCTTGAGTTTTATTGGACTCATTGTGGTGTTAAAGTTCCTAGTGTATTTTGTGTTGTTCTTTACCAGCGACTCCGACCTGGAACTCTGGTTTTATGACAAATTCAAGAGAAATCTCG attCGTTTAAAGACAAGGTAGTTTGGATTACTGGTGCATCTAGTGGAATTGGTGAACACATTGCATTGAACCTTTCTAAACATGGCGCCAAACTTGTTTTGTCTGCTAGAAGTAAAGACAAACTATATCAAGTTAAAAACCATTGCattg AACTTAGTGAAGGAAAACTAACTGCTAATGATATACTTGTTTTACCAATGGATGTCACCAATATATCTAAACACAATTCATTGTTTGATAATGTCATCAGCCATTTCGGCAaa ctTGATATCCTTGTAAACAATGCGGGTCGTTCACAACGAGCTGTGTGGGAAGATATTGAACTTGGAGTCGATCAagaattatttgatttaaatgtatttccTGTTATAAATCTATCAAGAATTGCAGTAAGATATTTTAATCAAGTCGGACGTGGTCAATTAGTGGCTACTTCTAGTATTGCAGGAATTATACCGGCTCCATTTTCTGCAACCTATGATGCAACTAAACATGCACTTCAT gGCTATCTTGGAGCTTTACGTCTAGAAAAATTGCATACTAATATTCATATTACTCTCTTATGCCCGGGTCCCGTTTTCAGCAATTTTCTTAAAGAAAGCTTCACAGGTCAACCAGGAGAA aaataTGGATTGACCCATTCGCCAACAGACAACAGAATGAGTACTGAGAGATGTGCACATTTGTCATGTGTGGCAAtagcaaataaattaaaagaatcATGGATGGCAAAGTTTCCATTTAttctaattgtatattttacaatatattacccTGTAATATCATACAa ATTTTATGAACTCTACGGCTACAAAACCATTAATAAGTTGCGAGACAATCAatga
- the LOC132940473 gene encoding uridine-cytidine kinase, which yields MNSSCLTKTETKSPFLIGVAGGTACGKSTVCKNIIEKLGQTNLDETRRQVVSISQDSFYRELNAAEKIKASKGQFNFDHPDAFDEVFMFQTLTDIQAGKTCTIPVYNYKTNSRSKNENIVIYPADVVIVEGILAFYFPAIRDLFHMKLFVDTDSDTRLARRVPRDINERGRDLEQVLNQYMNFVKPAFEEFCLPTKKFADIIIPRGAENFVAIDLIVQHIRDLLNSEHCTQYELSEGLVAVHTNNVNASRLH from the exons ATGAATAGTTCCTGTTTAACCAAAACCGAAACCAAGTCGCCGTTTTTAATTGGAGTGGCTGGTGGAACTGCATGTGGAAAA TCCACCGTTTGCAAGAATATTATAGAGAAATTGGGGCAAACCAATTTAGATGAAACAAGAAGACAAGTAGTGTCAATCAGTCAAGACAGCTTTTACAGAGAATTAAATGCTGCGGAAAAAATCAAAGCTTCTAAGGGACAATTCAATTTTGATCACCCTG atgCATTTGACGAAGTCTTCATGTTTCAAACTTTGACTGATATTCAAGCAGGAAAGACCTGTACAATTCCAGTTTacaactataaaacaaattctAG gaGTAAGAATGAGAACATAGTCATCTATCCTGCAGATGTTGTGATTGTTGAAGGCATATTAGCGTTTTATTTTCCCGCAATAAGAGATCTATTTCATATGAAATTGTTTGTCGATACAGATTCAGATACTAGATTAGCCAGAAGAG ttccTAGAGATATCAATGAAAGAGGCAGAGATTTAGAACaagtattaaatcaatatatgaATTTTGTAAAACCTGCTTTTGAAGAATTTTGTTTACCa ACTAAAAAATTTGCGGACATTATCATACCAAGGGGAGCAGAAAATTTTG TGGCTATTGATTTGATTGTTCAGCATATACGAGATTTATTAAATAGTGAACATTGTACTCAATATGAACTTTCAGAAGGATTAGTAGCAGTACACACAAATAATGTTAATGCATCTAGACTACATTAA